In the Corythoichthys intestinalis isolate RoL2023-P3 chromosome 12, ASM3026506v1, whole genome shotgun sequence genome, one interval contains:
- the gpr156 gene encoding probable G-protein coupled receptor 156 isoform X1, with translation MEAAWNCSSRCDSPLCLSHSGVLRQDSMEVLHRLCGLTRMVATPPRRWLSPVLSAVVWTLLSCGILLAFCFLLFTLRFKNNRIVKMSSPNLNILSLIGSVLTYISGFLFAVDAPPHHSTEVSSAVLHARIWTLCLGSTMVFGPILGKTWRLYRVFTQRVPDKRVIIRDIQLMAMVAVLILGDLLVLSIWNLSDPIRCSRSLGAVVKLDKDVSYSMSQLDSCSSMYSDLWVFIIVVKKACLLLYGTYLAGLTSDVSRPPVNQSPTILTAASLVTLCSGVAVPVSLMMPAWPNVVCGTVAGAIFICTLATDCMLFVPQLTEWRHFEEDHNNPSQMAKYFSSPAKSQPSVYSQDDIYFLLGENNSMKQLLNEKNAVIDSLQEQVSNAKDKLLRLVSASQQSEEEDNLQLSSTQATQLQCANILASHSDVKSDISPSPTVFPRLVADSLSLGGPGSFNCPPLPSSVTPVTATSPLSGELDGDPSKATTENPLRSSGCLRTAEETAHFVTSLQSPGLLNHFETLSNGPTSPSGPNTKPAGFVSSEKLQEILQELSIDTVLETVLKSARSPSNSRFTEDSSFSPISLQTPRSPTHPPLIFRYPSISPYAMRKRRPPFHSPRRRRLRAGRQNLTKHPERVTSNGSVTAHGTVLRVPDCDFDLQDEEGSLPTKSYGCSPENINVFDVETVGDAQDSRKYWDSDSSSSTDYCYYHRPYCDSCLQRGSLLTSDSSDSSDSEYESNDLYRSAHPVVFKEDLKPTFV, from the exons ATGGTGGCGACACCTCCGAGACGCTGGCTGTCCCCGGTTCTGAGCGCGGTGGTGTGGACGCTGCTGTCCTGCGGCATTTTGCTGGCCTTCTGCTTCCTGCTCTTCACCTTGCGCTTCAAAAACAACAG AATAGTCAAGATGTCCAGCCCTAACCTGAACATCCTGAGTCTCATAGGAAGCGTTCTCACCTACATCAGCGGCTTCCTGTTTGCCGTGGACGCGCCGCCGCACCATTCCACGGAAGTGTCTTCAGCTGTACTGCAT GCCCGGATTTGGACCCTCTGTCTGGGTAGCACCATGGTGTTTGGACCCATTTTAGGAAAAACCTGGCGGCTCTATAGGGTCTTCACACAGAGAGTTCCCGACAAGAGAGTG ATCATCAGAGACATTCAGCTAATGGCCATGGTCGCTGTCTTGATTTTGGGGGATCTACTAGTTCTGAGCATCTGGAACCTCTCGGACCCCATCCGCTGTTCCCGATCGCTTGGTGCCGTCGTTAAATTGGACAAGGACGTCTCCTATTCCATGTCTCAGCTTGATTCCTGCTCTTCCATGTACTCGGATCTGTGGGTTTTCATTATAGTTGTTAAAAAG GCGTGTTTGCTGCTGTACGGTACCTACCTAGCGGGCCTGACCAGCGACGTGAGCCGTCCTCCGGTCAACCAGTCGCCCACCATTCTGACAGCGGCATCTCTGGTCACTCTGTGCTCGGGCGTGGCTGTCCCCGTATCGCTCATGATGCCGGCTTGGCCCAACGTGGTCTGCGGCACGGTGGCCGGTGCCATTTTCATCTGCACGCTGGCCACCGACTGCATGCTTTTTGTGCCCCAG CTGACTGAGTGGCggcattttgaggaggatcacaACAACCCGAGTCAGATGGCCAAGTACTTCAGCAGCCCTGCTAAGAGCCAGCCTTCAGTCTACAGCCAGGATGACATCTACTTCCTTCTTGGGGAAAACAACTCTATGAAGCAGCTCCTCAATGAG AAGAACGCCGTGATTGACAGCCTGCAAGAACAGGTGAGCAATGCCAAAGACAAGCTTCTTCGTTTGGTGTCGGCCAGTCAGCAGTCCGAGGAAGAAGACAACCTTCAGTTGTCCTCTACTCAAGCCACACAACTTCAGTGTGCTAACATTCTGGCTTCTCATAGCGACGTCAAGTCCGATATCTCACCTTCACCGACTGTCTTCCCTCGTCTTGTTGCTGATTCTTTGTCATTGGGTGGTCCGGGATCTTTTAACTGTCCCCCTTTGCCTTCCTCTGTAACCCCTGTTACTGCTACGTCTCCTCTTTCTGGCGAATTGGATGGAGATCCCTCCAAAGCGACAACAGAAAACCCCCTCAGGTCTTCAGGTTGTCTTCGGACAGCAGAGGAGACGGCTCATTTTGTCACCTCTCTCCAATCCCCTGGACTTTTGAaccattttgaaactttgagCAACGGACCAACATCTCCCTCGGGGCCGAACACCAAACCGGCCGGTTTTGTCAGTAGCGAGAAGCTGCAGGAGATCCTCCAAGAACTTAGTATTGACACGGTTTTGGAAACTGTCCTAAAATCTGCAAGGAGCCCTTCTAATAGCAGATTTACCGAGGACTCTTCGTTCTCCCCGATTTCTCTGCAGACCCCTCGCTCCCCCACTCATCCTCCTCTGATCTTCCGATACCCCAGTATCTCCCCGTACGCCATGAGGAAACGTCGACCGCCCTTTCACTCGCCTAGACGTAGACGCCTCCGTGCAGGACGTCAGAATCTGACAAAGCACCCCGAGAGAGTCACATCGAATGGGAGTGTCACTGCGCACGGTACTGTACTGCGGGTTCCTGACTGCGACTTTGACTTGCAagatgaggaaggaagtttgccAACAAAATCTTACGGATGTTCTCCAGAAAACATCAACGTGTTTGACGTAGAGACAGTAGGCGATGCTCAGGACTCACGCAAGTACTGGGACTCGGACTCCAGCAGCTCCACGGACTACTGCTACTACCACCGACCATACTGCGACTCCTGCTTGCAACGAGGCTCGCTCTTGACCTCGGACTCTTCAGACTCTTCCGACAGCGAGTACGAAAGTAACGATCTCTATCGTTCTGCACATCCGGTGGTATTCAAGGAAGACCTCAAACCCACGTTTGTGTAA
- the gpr156 gene encoding probable G-protein coupled receptor 156 isoform X2, which produces MEAAWNCSSRCDSPLCLSHSGVLRQDSMEVLHRLCGLTRIIRDIQLMAMVAVLILGDLLVLSIWNLSDPIRCSRSLGAVVKLDKDVSYSMSQLDSCSSMYSDLWVFIIVVKKACLLLYGTYLAGLTSDVSRPPVNQSPTILTAASLVTLCSGVAVPVSLMMPAWPNVVCGTVAGAIFICTLATDCMLFVPQLTEWRHFEEDHNNPSQMAKYFSSPAKSQPSVYSQDDIYFLLGENNSMKQLLNEKNAVIDSLQEQVSNAKDKLLRLVSASQQSEEEDNLQLSSTQATQLQCANILASHSDVKSDISPSPTVFPRLVADSLSLGGPGSFNCPPLPSSVTPVTATSPLSGELDGDPSKATTENPLRSSGCLRTAEETAHFVTSLQSPGLLNHFETLSNGPTSPSGPNTKPAGFVSSEKLQEILQELSIDTVLETVLKSARSPSNSRFTEDSSFSPISLQTPRSPTHPPLIFRYPSISPYAMRKRRPPFHSPRRRRLRAGRQNLTKHPERVTSNGSVTAHGTVLRVPDCDFDLQDEEGSLPTKSYGCSPENINVFDVETVGDAQDSRKYWDSDSSSSTDYCYYHRPYCDSCLQRGSLLTSDSSDSSDSEYESNDLYRSAHPVVFKEDLKPTFV; this is translated from the exons ATCATCAGAGACATTCAGCTAATGGCCATGGTCGCTGTCTTGATTTTGGGGGATCTACTAGTTCTGAGCATCTGGAACCTCTCGGACCCCATCCGCTGTTCCCGATCGCTTGGTGCCGTCGTTAAATTGGACAAGGACGTCTCCTATTCCATGTCTCAGCTTGATTCCTGCTCTTCCATGTACTCGGATCTGTGGGTTTTCATTATAGTTGTTAAAAAG GCGTGTTTGCTGCTGTACGGTACCTACCTAGCGGGCCTGACCAGCGACGTGAGCCGTCCTCCGGTCAACCAGTCGCCCACCATTCTGACAGCGGCATCTCTGGTCACTCTGTGCTCGGGCGTGGCTGTCCCCGTATCGCTCATGATGCCGGCTTGGCCCAACGTGGTCTGCGGCACGGTGGCCGGTGCCATTTTCATCTGCACGCTGGCCACCGACTGCATGCTTTTTGTGCCCCAG CTGACTGAGTGGCggcattttgaggaggatcacaACAACCCGAGTCAGATGGCCAAGTACTTCAGCAGCCCTGCTAAGAGCCAGCCTTCAGTCTACAGCCAGGATGACATCTACTTCCTTCTTGGGGAAAACAACTCTATGAAGCAGCTCCTCAATGAG AAGAACGCCGTGATTGACAGCCTGCAAGAACAGGTGAGCAATGCCAAAGACAAGCTTCTTCGTTTGGTGTCGGCCAGTCAGCAGTCCGAGGAAGAAGACAACCTTCAGTTGTCCTCTACTCAAGCCACACAACTTCAGTGTGCTAACATTCTGGCTTCTCATAGCGACGTCAAGTCCGATATCTCACCTTCACCGACTGTCTTCCCTCGTCTTGTTGCTGATTCTTTGTCATTGGGTGGTCCGGGATCTTTTAACTGTCCCCCTTTGCCTTCCTCTGTAACCCCTGTTACTGCTACGTCTCCTCTTTCTGGCGAATTGGATGGAGATCCCTCCAAAGCGACAACAGAAAACCCCCTCAGGTCTTCAGGTTGTCTTCGGACAGCAGAGGAGACGGCTCATTTTGTCACCTCTCTCCAATCCCCTGGACTTTTGAaccattttgaaactttgagCAACGGACCAACATCTCCCTCGGGGCCGAACACCAAACCGGCCGGTTTTGTCAGTAGCGAGAAGCTGCAGGAGATCCTCCAAGAACTTAGTATTGACACGGTTTTGGAAACTGTCCTAAAATCTGCAAGGAGCCCTTCTAATAGCAGATTTACCGAGGACTCTTCGTTCTCCCCGATTTCTCTGCAGACCCCTCGCTCCCCCACTCATCCTCCTCTGATCTTCCGATACCCCAGTATCTCCCCGTACGCCATGAGGAAACGTCGACCGCCCTTTCACTCGCCTAGACGTAGACGCCTCCGTGCAGGACGTCAGAATCTGACAAAGCACCCCGAGAGAGTCACATCGAATGGGAGTGTCACTGCGCACGGTACTGTACTGCGGGTTCCTGACTGCGACTTTGACTTGCAagatgaggaaggaagtttgccAACAAAATCTTACGGATGTTCTCCAGAAAACATCAACGTGTTTGACGTAGAGACAGTAGGCGATGCTCAGGACTCACGCAAGTACTGGGACTCGGACTCCAGCAGCTCCACGGACTACTGCTACTACCACCGACCATACTGCGACTCCTGCTTGCAACGAGGCTCGCTCTTGACCTCGGACTCTTCAGACTCTTCCGACAGCGAGTACGAAAGTAACGATCTCTATCGTTCTGCACATCCGGTGGTATTCAAGGAAGACCTCAAACCCACGTTTGTGTAA